A single region of the Hyphomicrobiales bacterium genome encodes:
- a CDS encoding hypothetical protein (Evidence 5 : Unknown function), with the protein MRDEHKRLLVVAMAEKVIANNDPSLSCPEITQLPDLDES; encoded by the coding sequence ATGCGGGATGAGCACAAGCGGCTTCTGGTCGTGGCGATGGCCGAGAAGGTAATCGCCAATAATGATCCCAGTCTAAGCTGCCCCGAGATCACGCAACTGCCCGATCTCGACGAGAGCTG
- a CDS encoding hypothetical protein (Evidence 5 : Unknown function) — protein MSGCTVFEDMAARHFEFRQAPLRLSCFPEKLGLQNKSLDLLGVAFDLARLACQPNTLHQRAPLDCLGCPLDLEILDQRHRVAVLELVAITITHRLITHQSSLLT, from the coding sequence TTGAGTGGCTGCACGGTCTTTGAGGACATGGCGGCGCGCCATTTCGAATTCAGGCAGGCACCCCTGCGGTTGTCATGCTTTCCTGAGAAACTCGGTCTTCAGAACAAGTCCCTTGACCTGCTTGGTGTTGCATTCGATCTCGCCAGACTTGCCTGTCAGCCGAATACCCTTCACCAGCGTGCCCCGCTTGATTGTCTCGGATGTCCCCTTGACCTTGAGATCCTTGATCAGCGTCACAGAGTCGCCGTCCTGGAGCTCGTTGCCATTACTATCACGCACCGCCTCATCACTCATCAGTCTTCCCTTTTGACTTGA
- a CDS encoding Alkylphosphonate utilization operon protein PhnA: MSDEAVRDSNGNELQDGDSVTLIKDLKVKGTSETIKRGTLVKGIRLTGKSGEIECNTKQVKGLVLKTEFLRKA, from the coding sequence ATGAGTGATGAGGCGGTGCGTGATAGTAATGGCAACGAGCTCCAGGACGGCGACTCTGTGACGCTGATCAAGGATCTCAAGGTCAAGGGGACATCCGAGACAATCAAGCGGGGCACGCTGGTGAAGGGTATTCGGCTGACAGGCAAGTCTGGCGAGATCGAATGCAACACCAAGCAGGTCAAGGGACTTGTTCTGAAGACCGAGTTTCTCAGGAAAGCATGA
- a CDS encoding hypothetical protein (Evidence 5 : Unknown function), producing the protein MKWGKARLTSKEHAAKALQPILEAIDVPDQVKQIRQERLLCEPAFVKRAKQNSEGAIKSKGKTDE; encoded by the coding sequence ATGAAGTGGGGGAAGGCACGACTCACATCGAAGGAGCATGCAGCAAAGGCGCTTCAGCCGATCCTGGAGGCTATTGATGTTCCAGATCAAGTGAAGCAGATACGGCAAGAACGGCTGCTGTGCGAGCCGGCATTTGTAAAGCGAGCCAAGCAGAACAGCGAAGGCGCGATCAAGTCAAAAGGGAAGACTGATGAGTGA
- a CDS encoding hypothetical protein (Evidence 5 : Unknown function) produces MPSPTSSVVLRIELIGSQAIIGGVAPADAAADGSLTILKEDDPGRLQGGTDGAQVILDGNALADLEVP; encoded by the coding sequence GTGCCTTCCCCCACTTCATCCGTCGTTCTCCGCATCGAGCTGATCGGGTCTCAAGCCATCATCGGCGGGGTGGCGCCGGCTGACGCCGCTGCCGATGGCAGTCTGACCATCCTCAAGGAAGACGATCCCGGCCGCCTCCAGGGCGGCACGGATGGCGCGCAGGTTATTCTTGACGGGAACGCGCTTGCTGATCTCGAAGTCCCGTAA
- a CDS encoding hypothetical protein (Evidence 5 : Unknown function) codes for MPRTKRSWPTGGASPSQPTSQRVNSAAREKKEPVGRAVETVLDDKSEPSEASSLLGC; via the coding sequence ATGCCTCGGACCAAGCGATCTTGGCCAACTGGCGGAGCGTCTCCATCTCAACCGACTTCGCAGAGAGTTAATTCCGCAGCGCGCGAAAAGAAGGAACCGGTGGGGCGGGCTGTCGAGACCGTGCTGGACGACAAATCAGAACCGAGTGAGGCGTCCAGCTTGCTTGGCTGCTGA
- a CDS encoding Short-subunit dehydrogenase, with amino-acid sequence MKTWFITGASRGFGARIAELALDRGDNVVATARNPKTVSERFGERPSLLAAALDVTDEEQAKAAVAATVERFGRIDVLLNNAGYGLLGAIEEATGTEVEALYRTNVFGLLAVTRAVLPTMRTQRSGRILNISSIGGYRSAAGFGVYCSTKFAVEGLSEALHHELAPLGIHVTVIEPGYFRTDFLDSTSLATSKGVIADYHSTAGNVRGVAKELNHAQPGDPDKLATVLIGFTDTDNPPVRLPLGSDTVAAIEAKHASDQAILANWRSVSISTDFAES; translated from the coding sequence ATGAAAACCTGGTTCATCACTGGAGCCTCGCGCGGCTTTGGCGCACGGATCGCCGAACTGGCGCTCGACAGAGGCGACAACGTCGTGGCTACGGCACGCAACCCGAAGACCGTGTCGGAACGTTTCGGCGAACGCCCCAGTCTTCTTGCCGCCGCGCTCGACGTGACGGACGAAGAGCAGGCGAAGGCGGCCGTCGCCGCGACGGTGGAACGTTTCGGCCGGATCGACGTGCTGTTGAACAACGCCGGCTACGGCCTACTCGGCGCGATCGAGGAAGCGACAGGCACGGAGGTCGAGGCGCTCTATCGTACCAATGTGTTCGGGCTGCTCGCCGTGACTCGCGCTGTGCTGCCGACAATGCGGACGCAGCGTTCGGGCCGTATCCTCAACATCTCGTCGATAGGTGGGTATCGCTCGGCAGCCGGTTTCGGCGTCTACTGCTCGACCAAGTTCGCAGTGGAAGGCCTGTCAGAGGCACTCCACCATGAACTCGCGCCGCTCGGTATCCACGTGACGGTGATCGAGCCGGGTTATTTCCGCACCGACTTTCTCGACTCGACTTCACTGGCGACGAGTAAGGGCGTCATCGCCGACTATCACTCGACAGCGGGCAATGTGCGCGGTGTGGCGAAGGAACTCAACCACGCGCAGCCGGGCGACCCCGACAAGTTGGCAACGGTGCTGATCGGCTTCACCGACACGGACAACCCGCCGGTGCGACTGCCGCTTGGTAGCGATACAGTTGCCGCAATAGAGGCCAAGCATGCCTCGGACCAAGCGATCTTGGCCAACTGGCGGAGCGTCTCCATCTCAACCGACTTCGCAGAGAGTTAA
- a CDS encoding Ketosteroid isomerase — MTSSSPLIAIAAASLAMAAFIPVAQANKSSGAENKAIVQRSFDAWAAGTGSPYDLLADDAVWTITGNSLASKTYPSREAFLGQVIRPFVERMSVGLKPAIRDIYSDGTTVIIHFDAAGTAKDGKPYVNTYAWFLDLKDGKIVKATAFYDSIAFNDLWTRVKLNQ; from the coding sequence ATGACCAGCTCGAGCCCTCTAATCGCAATCGCCGCAGCAAGTCTTGCCATGGCCGCCTTCATTCCTGTCGCGCAGGCGAACAAATCGTCGGGCGCGGAGAATAAGGCGATCGTCCAGCGTTCGTTCGACGCCTGGGCGGCCGGCACCGGCAGCCCCTACGACCTGCTTGCCGATGACGCCGTATGGACCATTACAGGTAACTCGCTAGCGTCGAAGACCTATCCTAGCCGCGAAGCATTCCTCGGCCAGGTTATTCGGCCCTTCGTTGAGCGCATGAGTGTCGGACTGAAGCCGGCAATTCGCGACATCTATTCTGATGGCACCACCGTCATCATCCATTTCGACGCGGCTGGTACGGCGAAAGACGGCAAGCCCTATGTGAACACCTATGCTTGGTTCCTCGACCTGAAAGACGGCAAGATCGTCAAGGCGACGGCGTTCTACGATAGCATCGCGTTCAACGATCTGTGGACCCGCGTCAAGCTTAACCAGTAG
- a CDS encoding Short-chain dehydrogenase has product MSKTILITGAGSGFGKGAAIGMAKNGHNIIATVQVSPQVTPLREEAEQLGLKNFRVERLDLTDPYDIRQAQSWDFDILWNNAGQGEAGPVWEIPIDLVRRNFEINVFLPLVLTQGVIQRWVREGRSEGKKVVFTSSMGGLFTPANWGTYVSTKHALESIAEALQQELAIYGIKIQTVNPGAYYTGYNETMADNPFRWLDDKKNFTKRAELRKGFDDFFASPEGKMDPKEMIDRMIEVVPADTGKFRNVVPKVIEDMLKQHQIAAWENQI; this is encoded by the coding sequence ATGTCCAAGACCATTCTCATCACAGGCGCAGGTTCCGGCTTCGGCAAGGGTGCCGCCATCGGGATGGCCAAGAATGGCCACAACATCATCGCCACCGTTCAGGTCTCGCCACAGGTGACGCCGCTGCGCGAGGAAGCGGAGCAACTCGGCCTGAAGAATTTCCGCGTCGAGCGCCTCGACCTTACCGATCCCTATGATATCAGGCAGGCGCAGTCTTGGGACTTCGACATCCTCTGGAACAATGCCGGCCAGGGCGAAGCCGGCCCGGTCTGGGAGATCCCGATCGATCTCGTGCGTCGCAACTTCGAGATCAATGTCTTCCTGCCGCTCGTCCTTACCCAAGGTGTGATCCAGCGGTGGGTGCGGGAGGGCAGGAGCGAAGGCAAGAAAGTCGTCTTCACCTCGTCCATGGGCGGCCTATTCACGCCGGCCAACTGGGGCACTTACGTCTCGACCAAGCACGCTCTGGAATCGATCGCCGAAGCCCTGCAGCAAGAGCTAGCCATCTACGGTATCAAGATCCAGACGGTCAATCCGGGCGCCTACTATACCGGCTACAACGAGACTATGGCGGACAACCCTTTCCGCTGGCTGGATGACAAGAAGAACTTCACCAAGCGTGCGGAACTGCGCAAGGGCTTTGACGACTTCTTCGCCTCGCCGGAAGGCAAGATGGATCCGAAAGAGATGATCGACCGCATGATCGAGGTCGTGCCGGCCGACACCGGGAAGTTTCGGAACGTGGTCCCGAAGGTGATCGAGGATATGCTGAAACAGCACCAGATCGCCGCCTGGGAAAACCAGATCTGA
- a CDS encoding Uncharacterized 15.0 kDa protein in dhaT-dhaS intergenic region: MQITSHQAQAAIDGAEARAREIGLPVIIAVLDAGAHLKAFRRMDGAVLASIDIAMSKAKTAVLFQANSEAVWDYCKPGAPAHALELTNGGLAPFGGGIPLRCPEGSVIGAVGVSGGAVSQDAEVAQAALAAFENLTR, from the coding sequence ATGCAAATCACCTCTCACCAGGCCCAGGCCGCCATCGATGGCGCGGAAGCCAGGGCTCGAGAAATCGGGCTACCGGTGATCATCGCGGTGCTTGACGCCGGCGCCCACCTCAAGGCCTTCCGACGGATGGACGGCGCGGTCCTCGCGTCAATCGACATAGCGATGAGCAAGGCGAAGACCGCCGTACTGTTCCAGGCGAACAGCGAAGCGGTCTGGGACTACTGCAAGCCCGGCGCCCCGGCTCACGCCTTGGAGCTGACCAATGGTGGCCTCGCTCCCTTTGGCGGGGGCATCCCGTTGCGCTGCCCGGAAGGCAGCGTCATCGGCGCAGTCGGCGTATCCGGCGGTGCGGTGTCTCAGGATGCCGAGGTCGCACAGGCCGCGCTCGCTGCTTTCGAGAATCTCACCCGCTAA
- a CDS encoding OmpR/PhoB-type domain-containing protein, whose amino-acid sequence MSSSVHASEFGPFALFVQERRLTKQGAPVQLGSRALDILIMLVENAGNVVTKQQLIDHVWPGVTVEESSLRVNIAGLRKALGDGQEGARYVTNVAGRGYCFVAAVDRRTNQRDAIATPLCQPDILANLPRRSNPVVGRESEVSEIANILRSRRFVTIHGPGGIGKTTVALSVASQLAGAFPDGVQFMELSMRKSDVPVVESLACVLNLLQSGNATSNVVNYLRERQMLIVLDCCEHVVDSAAELAEIICQEAPGVAILTTSREALRADGEHVYPLASLAFPPDDAVISAETIANYPATRLFLERAMAAGYRAAFSDADAEIVADICRKVDGIALAVELTAARVTVQGLHETTALLGGRLNLLWQGRRTALPRHQTLSATLDWSYELLDNRERTVLRRLSVFIGQFMLEETQVVAAGNDIDDAQVAEALAQLVSKSLVVSDPGDGRTRYRILDTTRAYARLKLIESGELADISRKHAEFYCDILDISDTNRSVQPARPARERLSNVRAALEWAFSDLGDTRLGTELAARSAQPFLDLSLLGECRLWTQRALSALDDSLRGTSSEMALRLALGQALMFSQGNSEEAHASLARALEIAESLDDSLGQFRLLCGMHMYHRRRGDFAALVSMAEKAASIATDFVDPDAVAAAHSMLGVSHHLNGNLAPARDALWESIQQPTDARRVTTKFFGADRDAPILIPRTLWQMGFPDQAAKAALKAGDIANLDPVTGCVALIGAASVFHLTGEWEAVEDYVDHLIQHAGEHSLAPYQSVGLGFRGEVMFRRGEVEAGVNLVRDALSRLRAARYENYSAWLSCTLAEGLAARRHYDQALALIRELTAPSANTAVYNMPELLRVRGDLLAQAGDEKAAERSLEDAIAMAEGQGALSWRLRAVTSLARLWRSQGRSDAAGELLGATYARFDEGFGSADLVAAKALLEALGHPPEAA is encoded by the coding sequence ATGTCATCTTCAGTACATGCTTCGGAATTCGGTCCATTCGCCTTGTTCGTTCAGGAGCGACGCCTGACGAAGCAGGGCGCGCCGGTGCAGCTCGGCAGTCGCGCCCTCGACATACTGATCATGCTGGTGGAGAACGCCGGCAATGTCGTCACCAAACAACAGCTCATTGACCATGTCTGGCCCGGTGTGACCGTCGAGGAGAGCAGCCTGCGCGTGAACATCGCCGGGCTGCGCAAGGCGTTGGGCGACGGACAGGAGGGCGCGCGCTATGTGACGAACGTCGCGGGACGCGGCTATTGCTTCGTCGCCGCCGTCGATCGCAGGACCAATCAGCGGGACGCGATCGCGACGCCGCTTTGCCAGCCTGACATTTTGGCAAATCTGCCGCGACGGTCGAACCCAGTGGTGGGGCGCGAGAGCGAAGTCAGCGAGATCGCCAACATCTTGCGGTCGCGGCGCTTTGTCACCATTCACGGCCCCGGCGGCATCGGCAAGACGACGGTCGCCTTATCCGTGGCAAGCCAGCTGGCCGGCGCTTTCCCCGACGGCGTGCAGTTCATGGAACTGAGCATGCGCAAGTCGGACGTACCGGTAGTCGAGTCGCTTGCGTGCGTGCTCAACCTGCTTCAATCGGGCAACGCGACGAGCAATGTGGTCAACTATCTGCGCGAGCGGCAGATGCTGATCGTCCTCGATTGTTGTGAGCATGTCGTGGATTCGGCGGCTGAGCTGGCAGAGATCATCTGCCAGGAGGCCCCGGGGGTGGCGATCCTTACAACGAGCCGTGAAGCGTTGCGCGCCGACGGCGAGCACGTCTATCCGCTCGCATCGCTGGCGTTTCCGCCCGACGACGCCGTGATCTCCGCCGAGACTATCGCCAACTATCCTGCTACCCGGCTTTTCCTTGAGCGAGCAATGGCTGCCGGCTATCGCGCCGCGTTCAGTGATGCTGACGCCGAAATCGTCGCAGACATTTGCCGCAAAGTGGATGGCATCGCGCTTGCCGTGGAACTGACGGCCGCGCGCGTGACGGTGCAGGGATTACACGAGACGACCGCGCTGCTGGGTGGACGATTAAACTTACTCTGGCAGGGTCGGCGTACTGCGCTACCGCGGCACCAGACGCTCAGCGCGACGCTCGACTGGAGCTATGAGCTGCTGGACAATCGCGAGCGAACCGTGCTGAGGCGTCTATCCGTCTTCATTGGACAGTTCATGCTCGAGGAGACGCAGGTCGTGGCCGCCGGCAATGACATCGATGATGCGCAGGTTGCCGAGGCACTGGCGCAGCTCGTTTCCAAATCTCTCGTGGTATCCGACCCGGGCGATGGCCGTACTCGTTACCGCATTCTTGACACGACGCGCGCCTATGCACGGCTCAAGCTCATAGAGTCCGGCGAACTAGCTGATATTTCGCGAAAACACGCAGAGTTTTATTGCGATATTCTCGATATATCGGACACGAATAGATCTGTGCAGCCCGCAAGGCCCGCTCGCGAACGGCTGAGCAATGTGCGCGCGGCTCTGGAATGGGCCTTCTCCGATCTGGGAGACACTCGGCTCGGCACCGAACTCGCCGCCCGCTCGGCGCAACCTTTCCTCGATCTGTCGCTGCTTGGCGAATGCCGACTATGGACGCAGCGCGCTCTGTCGGCACTCGACGATTCCCTGCGCGGTACATCGAGCGAAATGGCGTTGCGGCTGGCGTTGGGTCAGGCTCTGATGTTTTCTCAGGGCAACAGTGAAGAGGCCCATGCTTCTCTAGCGCGTGCGCTGGAGATCGCCGAGTCGCTTGACGACAGTTTGGGGCAGTTCCGTCTGCTCTGCGGCATGCATATGTACCATCGGCGCAGGGGGGACTTCGCCGCACTCGTGTCGATGGCCGAGAAAGCCGCGTCGATCGCCACCGACTTCGTCGATCCGGACGCCGTCGCCGCCGCTCATTCCATGCTCGGCGTCTCGCACCATCTGAACGGCAACTTGGCTCCGGCGCGCGACGCGCTGTGGGAATCGATACAGCAGCCGACTGACGCGCGCCGGGTAACAACGAAGTTCTTCGGCGCGGATCGCGACGCGCCGATCCTCATCCCGAGGACGCTCTGGCAAATGGGGTTTCCAGATCAGGCCGCAAAGGCCGCGCTCAAGGCCGGCGACATCGCAAACCTCGATCCGGTTACAGGCTGCGTGGCGCTCATCGGCGCGGCCAGCGTGTTCCACCTGACGGGAGAATGGGAAGCTGTCGAGGACTATGTAGACCATCTGATCCAACATGCGGGCGAGCACTCGCTCGCCCCCTACCAATCGGTGGGCCTCGGCTTCAGGGGGGAGGTGATGTTCCGGCGCGGCGAGGTTGAGGCCGGTGTAAATCTCGTCAGAGACGCACTGAGCAGGCTGCGTGCCGCGCGTTACGAGAACTATTCGGCTTGGCTAAGCTGCACGCTGGCCGAAGGCCTCGCGGCTCGGCGCCACTACGACCAGGCGCTCGCGCTCATAAGGGAACTAACGGCGCCGTCGGCGAACACGGCGGTCTACAACATGCCGGAGCTGCTACGCGTTCGCGGCGACCTGTTGGCACAGGCCGGCGACGAGAAAGCAGCTGAACGTTCGCTGGAGGATGCGATAGCGATGGCCGAGGGACAGGGCGCGCTATCCTGGCGGCTACGGGCCGTGACCAGCCTCGCCCGGCTATGGCGGAGCCAAGGCCGAAGCGATGCGGCAGGCGAACTGCTTGGAGCGACCTACGCGCGCTTCGACGAAGGTTTCGGGAGCGCTGACCTCGTGGCTGCGAAGGCGCTGCTGGAAGCTCTCGGCCACCCACCAGAGGCCGCCTGA
- a CDS encoding Transcriptional regulator, which translates to MSGAYGDKLGDSVGVKSPPTIEARLLQTADFVTTHLAWEERDSEAATRIGKEDAFLIFLQRRAIPANPYWIDGKPVDMKPLDRGQFLLLDLHQEHRSIVRAAVDCLAFYVPRASIDLIAEENETRRPTTLRASYGDPIDDPVIWHLGECLLPTLHQVPANNRLFIDHVSLAMATHLAAKYGDAPAWPAPRGAMLTVRQERRAKDMLLANMDGKIGLEELARNCGLSRAHFARAFKATTGLSPMRWLLAQRIERAKSLLLNSTLPIDEIAHYCGFSDQSHFTRAFGGAVGDTPGAWRRSRKF; encoded by the coding sequence ATGTCGGGCGCCTATGGCGACAAACTTGGAGACTCAGTGGGGGTCAAGTCCCCGCCGACGATCGAGGCGCGGTTGCTGCAGACAGCTGATTTCGTGACAACGCATCTCGCCTGGGAGGAACGCGACAGCGAGGCCGCCACACGGATCGGAAAGGAGGATGCGTTTCTCATTTTTCTACAGAGGCGCGCAATCCCAGCCAATCCCTATTGGATCGACGGTAAGCCTGTCGATATGAAACCTCTCGACCGCGGACAGTTCCTGCTGCTCGATCTCCATCAAGAGCACCGGTCAATCGTACGGGCCGCCGTCGATTGCTTGGCCTTTTACGTGCCGCGCGCCTCGATAGACCTCATCGCCGAGGAGAACGAAACACGGCGGCCGACCACGTTGCGTGCCTCGTATGGAGATCCGATCGACGACCCCGTGATATGGCATCTCGGAGAATGCCTCCTACCCACCCTCCATCAGGTGCCGGCAAACAACCGGCTTTTCATCGACCATGTAAGCCTCGCGATGGCCACACATTTGGCAGCCAAATATGGAGACGCCCCTGCTTGGCCGGCGCCGCGCGGGGCCATGCTTACAGTGCGGCAGGAACGCCGCGCCAAGGACATGCTGCTGGCAAACATGGACGGCAAGATTGGTCTTGAGGAACTGGCGCGGAACTGCGGCCTTTCGCGCGCTCATTTCGCTCGCGCATTTAAGGCGACGACAGGCCTGTCGCCGATGCGTTGGCTGCTAGCCCAGCGAATCGAGCGTGCCAAGAGCTTGCTGCTGAATTCGACGTTGCCGATAGACGAGATCGCTCATTATTGCGGCTTCTCCGACCAAAGCCATTTCACCCGCGCCTTTGGCGGCGCTGTGGGCGACACGCCGGGAGCCTGGCGGCGCAGCCGCAAATTCTAG
- a CDS encoding conserved hypothetical protein (Evidence 4 : Unknown function but conserved in other organisms) — MQIPTQIKPAALGAVVGAIILAVVGFGWGGWKTQSAANQMANQAILAVLTPICVQNFSHQAGATEKLAEFMKTSTWQRDEFISKGGWATIPGQEAPRIGAARACADALSASKT, encoded by the coding sequence ATGCAGATTCCGACCCAAATAAAGCCCGCAGCATTGGGGGCCGTGGTTGGCGCTATCATCCTCGCGGTCGTCGGCTTCGGTTGGGGTGGTTGGAAAACTCAGTCCGCCGCCAACCAAATGGCCAATCAGGCCATCCTGGCCGTTCTTACTCCGATCTGCGTACAGAATTTCTCCCATCAGGCAGGTGCGACAGAGAAACTTGCTGAATTTATGAAGACCAGTACTTGGCAACGCGACGAGTTCATCAGCAAAGGGGGGTGGGCAACTATCCCTGGTCAGGAGGCGCCTCGCATCGGCGCAGCCAGAGCATGCGCTGACGCTCTATCAGCTTCCAAGACCTAG
- a CDS encoding hypothetical protein (Evidence 5 : Unknown function), producing MPIPLLDSEASRSCPDPGIDRNPKIAVVQHRHALVVCEGCRALAAGSYEAVRDEFGVKGEDFRSMRRFRKTVDSTASKIGTAIILALVGGLITLLTLGFRAFSLQ from the coding sequence GTGCCGATCCCGCTGCTCGATAGCGAGGCATCGAGGTCTTGTCCTGACCCTGGCATCGATCGCAATCCGAAGATCGCTGTCGTGCAGCACCGCCACGCGCTGGTCGTCTGCGAGGGATGCCGCGCGCTGGCGGCCGGTAGCTACGAAGCTGTCCGCGATGAGTTCGGCGTGAAAGGGGAAGACTTCCGCTCTATGCGCCGGTTCCGCAAGACGGTAGACAGTACCGCCAGTAAGATCGGCACGGCGATTATCCTCGCGCTGGTCGGCGGGCTTATCACTCTGCTGACTCTCGGCTTCCGGGCGTTCAGCCTGCAATAG
- a CDS encoding hypothetical protein (Evidence 5 : Unknown function), whose protein sequence is MFSTDLFRVGQTNVDVGNGDMILVNSGGGLDAWFDYGLDGRRIEIKQLASVSSPFSSAMTVFKAPIEAIDTGDAWNSAVGCSQTPRSAGCRSRCSIARHRGLVLTLASIAIRRSLSCSTATRWSSARDAARWRPVATKLSAMSSA, encoded by the coding sequence ATGTTCTCGACCGACCTGTTTCGGGTGGGGCAAACGAATGTCGACGTCGGCAATGGCGACATGATCCTCGTCAATTCTGGCGGCGGGCTGGATGCCTGGTTCGACTACGGCCTCGACGGGCGGCGTATCGAGATCAAGCAGCTCGCGAGTGTGTCGTCCCCGTTCTCGTCAGCGATGACGGTCTTCAAAGCCCCGATCGAGGCGATCGATACCGGCGACGCCTGGAACAGCGCCGTCGGCTGCAGTCAGACACCCCGATCGGCCGGGTGCCGATCCCGCTGCTCGATAGCGAGGCATCGAGGTCTTGTCCTGACCCTGGCATCGATCGCAATCCGAAGATCGCTGTCGTGCAGCACCGCCACGCGCTGGTCGTCTGCGAGGGATGCCGCGCGCTGGCGGCCGGTAGCTACGAAGCTGTCCGCGATGAGTTCGGCGTGA
- a CDS encoding hypothetical protein (Evidence 5 : Unknown function), which produces MISIDGAKKSKRGRPSVDSEAVNVRIERELLERIDDWRRYESDLPSRPEAIRRLLDAGISVPPSADALISALNGYSLLDAPSAASAADHLKRLLDAHYGRRKER; this is translated from the coding sequence GTGATATCAATTGATGGCGCTAAGAAATCAAAAAGAGGCCGCCCCTCCGTCGATTCAGAGGCGGTAAACGTTCGTATTGAGCGGGAGCTGTTAGAGCGGATCGACGATTGGCGCCGCTATGAGAGTGATCTCCCGTCCCGGCCGGAAGCCATCCGTCGTTTGCTCGATGCAGGAATTTCCGTTCCCCCGTCAGCCGATGCCCTCATTAGCGCCTTAAACGGGTACTCGCTCCTTGATGCCCCTTCTGCTGCGAGTGCTGCTGATCATCTTAAACGACTTCTAGACGCCCACTACGGGAGAAGGAAGGAGCGGTAG
- a CDS encoding hypothetical protein (Evidence 5 : Unknown function) yields MQRYTSPVIDGVASWIVGPLVTTSVPPNSGARFLGLAIVSICQVAPVAHCGATVSWRTNVHPSRALDLAGSVHFRFVAWYCTTCNAQRQRQNTQNPHTRVPNFAGIVAVLGYANKTRLCRIAQGASPLREQDLTIYRAANERQTLPLLDRRKRLETHEIAVHR; encoded by the coding sequence GTGCAGCGTTACACGTCGCCAGTGATTGACGGTGTCGCGTCCTGGATCGTTGGGCCGCTTGTTACAACATCCGTGCCGCCTAACTCTGGAGCAAGGTTTTTAGGGCTCGCGATCGTGTCAATCTGCCAAGTGGCACCCGTGGCCCACTGCGGAGCGACAGTCTCTTGGCGGACGAACGTGCACCCCTCACGAGCTCTGGATTTGGCAGGAAGCGTACATTTTCGCTTCGTGGCTTGGTACTGCACAACCTGCAACGCACAACGCCAGCGTCAGAACACTCAGAACCCGCATACCCGCGTCCCGAATTTTGCCGGGATCGTAGCGGTGCTGGGCTACGCCAACAAGACTCGACTCTGCCGGATCGCGCAGGGTGCGTCACCGCTCCGCGAGCAGGACCTCACGATCTATCGGGCGGCCAATGAGCGCCAAACTCTGCCCCTTCTCGACAGGCGGAAGCGTCTTGAGACCCATGAGATAGCCGTTCATCGGTGA
- a CDS encoding hypothetical protein (Evidence 5 : Unknown function) has product MQVVQYQATKRKCTLPAKSRAREGCTFVRQETVAPQWATGATWQIDTIASPKNLAPELGGTDVVTSGPTIQDATPSITGDV; this is encoded by the coding sequence TTGCAGGTTGTGCAGTACCAAGCCACGAAGCGAAAATGTACGCTTCCTGCCAAATCCAGAGCTCGTGAGGGGTGCACGTTCGTCCGCCAAGAGACTGTCGCTCCGCAGTGGGCCACGGGTGCCACTTGGCAGATTGACACGATCGCGAGCCCTAAAAACCTTGCTCCAGAGTTAGGCGGCACGGATGTTGTAACAAGCGGCCCAACGATCCAGGACGCGACACCGTCAATCACTGGCGACGTGTAA